The window TAAAAtgttaaagctacaaacaaggatcCGATTTAATGAAGCATGAAGAATCCTAACATTTTCACCAAGGATTAAATGACATTAATTCAGATTTAATTCACCTAAATATTTTCCACACAGTAACCATGAGTTCTCTAATTTTAACAGTCATtatatcactacaagaaaaaccctcatagacatcggtggaacaacaatgattttaagcaaaaaccgatgtctttgagtattttacaccggtttttccaaaaaccggtgtctatgagcgcagattttcactcatagacatcggttttttatccgatgtctatgagcgccttttttttgttaatagacaccagttttaacagcagtttttaaaacccggtgttaatgaaccaaaaaaaataatttaatttttccaccagccaaaatttacagcacttcacaaagttccctccaaacctaaaccaatatcgcgcccttctctcagcctaaacctaaacctaaacctccgaccatctctctcagcctcatctccctcttccccttcgatCGACACcccttccttcttccccttcgACCGACGCCCCTTCCTGGATCAacaccccttcctctcccgagcaagatcaaaaccacctgcttcggtcctaagcaaaatcgcagcataaatcgttccgttctgcctcctcgtccgatcctctcttcctcctcctccttcctctcttcgctcttcccggctAAGGTAGGGGCCGACGAGATCCGAACAGCGAGAGGACGCCCACGACcaccatggcacggttggtcggcaACGTGAGGGAATCCGAACGAAGAGAGAACAACACCAAGATCCAGGAGCTCGCTCGCTTTGCCATCGACGAGCACAACAAGAAACAGGTCTTGCTCTCCTCCTAATTACTATTTTTTTCTCTCCCAAAATTGGGGCTTTTTCTCCGGACCAATGTTTTTCGATCTGTCGATGTGCAGAATGCGCTTCTGGAGTTTGCGCATGTTGTGAAGGCGAGGGAGCAAGTTGTCGCTGGAACTCTACATCACTTGACGGTGGAGGCAGTTGAGGGAGGGGAGAAGAAGCTATACGAGCCCAAAGTGTGGGTGAAGACATGGCTTAATTTCAAACAGGTTGAAGAATTCAAGCATGTTGGCGAACAAGGTAAATCTGGCGTCAATTCTTAGCGATGGATTTGGGTTCAATTCCatcaataaataaaatgaaaaatagtaTTTTGAGTATCAAATTTCTATCCTCATCACTGTGCTCTATACAAAAAGATTAATATCATGTTTATGCTATACTGCACTGTAGAATAATCTAAACTAGGTTTTTTTGTTACATGTTTGTGCTGTGTATAGATCTTTACACATTTGTTGCACTTCATATCTTCTTGTGAATGTTTTTTAGTAAAATTATACAACCTGAttgtttttcttatttatttgctagatctctgatgtttttaattttttattcataaaATTGGGTCATCTAGTCAAAGAAATGCCTTAAGGTGTGGTCTATGGTGGGCAGAAATGCTCAAGGCCACGGGGCAGTTCAAGGTTGCCGCAAATATATTTTTTCACATTTCTAATGAAGTAATGCTAAGCGTGTAAATAAAATGACTAAACAGTGTAAACCTGAGTGTCTAAGAGTGCAGCTAATGTACATATTTCATCAGGAGCCTTCTCTGCATGCAGCTGTGATGCTTGAACAAGCATCCTACTGCTATTTGCTTTTCATCCCACCAATGTTACGCAAGTATGGTTTTCATCTTGTTTTGTCTGGAAACCATTACTACATTTCTGATCAGGTACTCGATTGCATGTCAAGTTCATCTTCATATTGAAACTTGTGTCTCAGatatttaaagcatgttcaaagtTTTATGTGCTAATTGTAAAACATTCATTCTGTAAAATGTAGAGACAACATGCGATTCGAGCTTACAGGAATGCACTCTTCATTTATAGAGAAAATTGTTGGAGTTATATATCTGATCATGTTCACTACAATGTTAGAAGGTTCTCTATGATTTGTTTGTATATTTGTGCATTTATCTTTGATGCTTTTGACCTTATCTCCATCCATTTACTTACGTGGTATTCTTTTATTGGAGTTCTTGATTTGGCTATCAAGCATATGCTGGAGGTTTTTGTTGGgtatttcgggccgcgaaaaccgcttttcgcgtcgcggaaacctagAAActacctagccaacggatccgtgcgaagagtatagaacaaaaattttacatgtacgagtttcttacctagatctactcttagatctatatgtttagaaaattacccttgatgcgtgcccttttcgaatctcgctcgtccaaggaagtgccggatctcaagattgtcaacgtagagaatcctctagaagtatccacacgaacaagatgtgttctctaatacacaaggatggagaagagaacaccacaagtgtgctagcacttcttgatgctcttggatgggattggaagaagaagaaaggaaaagaagagaacacattcctctaaaaaaatctctatgtgactttcactaacctttcttcttggattagactcactctcctttcttctcccttgcttgaaacccacgaccaagagaagagatggagcaaaaagagagcttgaggaagaagatgatgtgaatgtaagtgaatgaaaaattcattctcattcaaaaccaaaaaggtaacccctattctcattaaatgtggccattaaagagaaaagatttgtaacccccatgaggtggcacactttgatgatgtggcacatcatcattagtcctcctaatgtcaaatcactaatgatgtgtcaaatagtcaagtcaaacttgactcttcctcttcctctcaagtcaagtcaaacttgacttaatctctctcatggttgatctaatccaaccatttaattcaagccaatttaatataatgaatctaattcatttaattgaattgattcaatgagtcatgatctaaattagactcattgaacacatgaatcaacttgagttcaactcaattagcccaattaggattactcttaatccaatttgattcatcacatgaatctaatcctcttggttcatcatatgaacctaatctccatccacttgctctttgtgtgtgacccaataggttcttgtaatgttggcaatgcccctaaattcatttagaagcataagtaatgagcggtatctagcaatacatcattattacccaagttacaagaatgttgagatccaacatcaccttgtgactactaattgtgactcctcacaatatatgacaagtgtccttctatcctagacatctagattgatcaatgtgaggcatagaccgtgtcatcctctaatcaatctaaatcttgaactccaagtagactcactaatcaaatgagctcaatatctcatattgactcatttaggcatgggcatgcacttcgtggtctcactctatcaagaatatcgttgtctctcccgtcataaaggagggatagatctcatctacatcactcacatccctctgcataatttgttacatacccagtaatcgcctttatagtccacccagttacgggtgacgtttgacgaaaccaaagtacataactccttatgtagggaatcatggtgacttcaagtctaaggactaatagtcatactaatagccccatgagaaagtatatgacactcatataacgatccatgatactttctcatggcgggtcattcagtatacattctccaatgcatacccatgtgtcaacttgatatctccatatccatgacttgtgagatcaagtcatcgagttgacctacatgctagccttattgtattaacattgtccctgaatgataATACtaaactaggaatgattaagagtagtgttccctatatcatctcactatcgattcaaccaatcgattgatataggtaagaaccttctactcaaggacgctattatacttagtttatttggcaccaatacaagtaagtattataaccaaaacaaatacctttatttatatagaatatcatacaacaagtccataatacaatcatcaaatgattggctctagggctctagctaacaatctctcactagcactagtgccaatcagtgtaggctctaagccccaatgacctagtgtgaccatcatgcttcctctgtggcaaagccttggtcaagggatctgcgatgttagcctctgtgggtactctgcaaatcttcacatctcctctctcgataatctctcgaatgagatggaagcgccgtagtatgtgtttggtccgctggtgtgagcgaggttccttcgcctgtgctatagctccattgttgtcacaatagagctcaatagggtcaacaatgctaggaaccacccaagttcagtgacgaacttgcgaatttaaactgcctcctttgctgcctctgatgcttcaatatactcagcctctgtcgtagaatcaactactgtgtcctgcttcgaactctttcagctcacagcaccaccatttattcaaaacacgaaccctgactacgatcaattatcatcctggtcggtctggaagctagcatcactgtaaccctttacagctagctcatcatcgcctccatatatcaagaaatattctttagtccttcttaagtac is drawn from Zingiber officinale cultivar Zhangliang chromosome 1B, Zo_v1.1, whole genome shotgun sequence and contains these coding sequences:
- the LOC121971604 gene encoding cysteine proteinase inhibitor A-like, whose amino-acid sequence is MARLVGNVRESERRENNTKIQELARFAIDEHNKKQNALLEFAHVVKAREQVVAGTLHHLTVEAVEGGEKKLYEPKVWVKTWLNFKQVEEFKHVGEQGKSGVNS